Part of the Desulfovulcanus ferrireducens genome, AGCACGTTTGGCCAGATCCTCCTGTTCACGCAAAGACTCAGCAAGTTTACAATTTTGGGCAGTTAATTCTTCAAATTTGTCAAAAACAACCCCGGTCAATTTTATAATTTTTTCATAACCTCTAACTCCTTCAAATGAATCAACGCCGATACCGATAATTCCCATGCGGCTTTCCAAAAACTCAAGAAGGGCACGGGTTTTTCGACCCTGAAAACCCGCCACCCAGACGGCCGACACCAGACCAGCGAGCAAGCCGGCAATTGAAATGGAAACTAATTGTAGACGCAAGTCAGCAATCATTTTTGACACTTTTGACAAATCAGGACCTGTCAAAAGCATAGCTTCCAGACTGTTCAAGCCGGTGAAAGCTATCGCTGCAAGTATCCCGCAAATGAGCGCTGCTGGGAGTAAAAGCCAAATAATCTTATTCATCATTTTGCCCCCTGTTATTTTGAAGGAGATTTTACAAAATTTGCTGTGCAATTTTCGGTCCGAACGTTACGTCGATGGAACAACATATCTACTTCACGGTTGTAATAATTAGAGAAATCTTTATCATCTATTCTCCCTATATCATTTTTTAATTGTTTTTGACGCTGACACACAAACAAACTCTCCCAGATAGTTTACACTGAATCTAGATGACAGCGTTACAACCATTGTGTCGCTAACTACCACCTTCCATCAACATCCAAACACAACAAATCCTACAAACTCAATTAATTAGCCAAAATTATTTTTACCAATTTTGTCAATTGGATTCCCGGAAAATAAGGTCTAAACCAAAAAAATTAACAAAATTGTTAAACATTAAACCAGACCCTTCTACAGCAAGAAAGAAAAAAGTTTTGTAATATCAAGTAATTATCATCAAAAAAACATTATTATCAACCATATTTATTATTCGGCATGTCTATTGCTGAGATTTAATGTATGAGTCAGTCAATCAGTAACTTAAAACTCAAAGTGCTCTCTAAGATTAGCCACGCTATTCATAATGCCCTCGATCTAGAACAAACCCTGCACGATATATTACGTGTCTTATCTGAAACATTAAGCATGAAAAGGGCCACAGTGACCCTCATAGATCAACAAACAGGAAAACTGCTTATTACTGCTTCCTATGGTTTAACCAAAGAAGAGAAAAATCGTGGGGTTTACAGGTTAGATGAGGGCATAACCGGGCGCATTTTTCAGACGGCACAACCTTATTACGTACCTGATATTCGCAAGGAACCTCTTTTTCTGGACAAAACCGGATCCCGGGCGATTGAAAAAGGCCGTATTTCGTTTATCGGAGTTCCTATAATTCTCAATGGCGTACCTATTGGTGTCCTGAATGTTGACCGGTTGTTTGGAGACGATATCTCTTACGAAGAAGACATTGATTTCCTTACTGTAGTTGCCACGCTCATTGCCCAATTCATAAGCCTGAACCAAAAAGTCAGGGCCACTGTTGATGAACTTCGGCGTGAAAATGTTTCTTTAAAATACCAGTTATCCAAGGAGGCTCGAAGATTTTACATTGTTGGCAAAAGTAACGCCATGCTCGACGTGGAACACCAGATTGAGAAGGTTGCTCCCACCAAGGCCACAGTGCTTCTCCTTGGCGAATCTGGCACAGGAAAAACTCTCATAGCCAGAATAATTCACGAGATTTCAGAAAGGGCAAAATTTCCATTTATCAAGGTCAATTGCGCCTCTATCCCGGCAAATCTTCTGGAAGCCGAACTTTTTGGTTACGAAAGAGGTGCATTCACAGGCGCTGAATATTGCAAACAAGGCCGCTTTGAAGCTGCAGACAAAGGAACTATATTTCTGGATGAAGTGGGAGAACTTCCACTAGGTATTCAGGCCAAACTCTTGCGAGTTTTGCAGGACAAGGAGTTCGAACGGCTGGGCAGCAACAAAACCATAAAGGTTGATGTACGCATCATTGCTGCAACCAATAAAAATTTACAGGAGCTTGCTCAAAAAGGAGAATTTCGTCCGGACCTGTACTACCGTTTAAATGTTTTTCCCATTTGGGTGCCGCCACTTAGGGAACGAAAAGAGGACATTCCCGGACTACTCAATCATTTTCTACAAAAAATGGTCAAAGAGTACGACCGTAAACTCAGCTTTACCCCTGATGCCCTGGAACTTTTAAGACGCTATGACTGGCCGGGAAATGTTCGGGAAATGGAAAACTTAGTGGAGCGATTGGCTATTATGGCTGACGGCCAACGAGTCGACGTCTCACTCATACGTCCGTATCTCTCGATCCAAAACATAGAGACCACATCATCTTCTTCAGAACCTGAACCTGTACAGACTCAAAGTACTTCTTTCAAAAAAACATCGCTAAAAGAAATTGAGAAAAAACAAATCATCGCTGCCCTTAAACGCAATAATTGGATACAGTATAAAGCAGCGGGAGAACTGGGTATCACTCAACGTCAGATGGGATATAGAATCAAAAAATTTGGTCTTGAGGAACTCGTGGCACGGGAGAGAGCCAGGGCAAGGGTCAATAAAAGGTGATTAAAACTTCAACTTAATTCTATCTTCTCAAATTACAACCTCAATTCTGTTACCTCTCTATATTTATTCCTCAAAGCTTTCGCCACCAAGCGCTTATTCATTACGTGGCCTGGTGGCGAATGAATGAGGCACGGGCACATTTATCCGCATCCTCCCCCTCTGCCTCCACCAGAGCAACATCCTCCGGCCAAGCCGCGTCGTCTGCCTTTTAAGACAGAAATATCTTCTGCGCCGTAAACCGCAGCAAGTCCAGCATCAATGAATCCACTACACTCAACCGGAATAATGCCGTTTTCTTCCAGAATTTTTCTCGGCGATTCTCCAATTGAACTGGCCAACACGGCCCGGCAGT contains:
- the nifA gene encoding nif-specific transcriptional activator NifA, whose product is MSQSISNLKLKVLSKISHAIHNALDLEQTLHDILRVLSETLSMKRATVTLIDQQTGKLLITASYGLTKEEKNRGVYRLDEGITGRIFQTAQPYYVPDIRKEPLFLDKTGSRAIEKGRISFIGVPIILNGVPIGVLNVDRLFGDDISYEEDIDFLTVVATLIAQFISLNQKVRATVDELRRENVSLKYQLSKEARRFYIVGKSNAMLDVEHQIEKVAPTKATVLLLGESGTGKTLIARIIHEISERAKFPFIKVNCASIPANLLEAELFGYERGAFTGAEYCKQGRFEAADKGTIFLDEVGELPLGIQAKLLRVLQDKEFERLGSNKTIKVDVRIIAATNKNLQELAQKGEFRPDLYYRLNVFPIWVPPLRERKEDIPGLLNHFLQKMVKEYDRKLSFTPDALELLRRYDWPGNVREMENLVERLAIMADGQRVDVSLIRPYLSIQNIETTSSSSEPEPVQTQSTSFKKTSLKEIEKKQIIAALKRNNWIQYKAAGELGITQRQMGYRIKKFGLEELVARERARARVNKR
- a CDS encoding NifB/NifX family molybdenum-iron cluster-binding protein produces the protein SKLVLPVSESRPYVAVATREGMLVNQHLGEARRLQIWGQKEGGYYLVEERTTPRPGCGPKRWKELSEILQDCRAVLASSIGESPRKILEENGIIPVECSGFIDAGLAAVYGAEDISVLKGRRRGLAGGCCSGGGRGGGCG